The Cupriavidus necator N-1 DNA window CCTAAGTTTGCTTGTGCGCTGTTGAGTGCCGCTGGCTTCACTGCCGCGGCCACGCTTCCGGCCCTGGCCGCGGACCTGACGGTCACGCCGGCACAGCAGGCCGAAGCCCAGCGCACGGCCCAACAGGGCATTCCCGTTTCAGAACTGTCTCCCAATGCGCCGTCGCAGTACACCGTGCGCATGGGTGACACGCTGTGGGGGATCTCGGGCCGCTTCCTGCGCCAGCCATGGCGCTGGCCTGAGCTATGGGGCATGAACCGGCAACAGATCCGCAACCCGCACCTGATCTATCCGGGACAGATCCTGTACCTGATCCAGCGCGACGGCCGTGCCTGGCTGTCGACCACGCCGGGCGGCAGCGGCACGGTGCGCCTGTCGCCGCAGATGCGCGGCGGCGCCGCCGATGGCGCCGCCATCCAGAGCATCGCGGCCGCCGATATCGAGCCCTTCCTGATCCGGCCGCTGGTGGTCGACCAGGACACGCTGGCCACCTCAGCGCGCATCGTCGCCGTGTCCGAGTCGCGCGTCATCCTTGGCCGCGACGACACCGGCTACGCGCGCGGCATCCCCGCCGACGCGCCGCAAGGCAGCGACTGGCAGGCCTACCGCCCGGTCACCCCGGTGCGCGACCCCGTCACCAATGCCGTGCTCGGCTACGAGGCCGAATACGAAGGCAACGTGCGCCTGGCGCGCGGCGCGCAGGGCCCGGACGCGGTCTCGACTATGCAGGTCACGCAGGCCAGGCAAGAGATGGGCGTGGGCACGCTGCTGATGCCGCAGCCCGCGCGCGAAGCGCTGCGCTACGTGCCGCACGCGCCCGATACGCAGTTCGACGGCCGCGTGGCCAAGGTCTATGGCGGGGTCGAGTTCGGCGGCGCCAGGCAGGTGGTGGTGCTCAACCTCGGCAGCCAGGCCGGGGTGGAGCCCGGGCATGTGCTGGCGCTGTCGCGCGCCGGCGAGACCGTGGCCGACAAGACCGACAGCAACCGCGCCATCCGCCTGCCCGACGAACGCTACGGCCTGGCCTTTGTCTTCCGCGTGTTCCCGGGGGTGTCGTATGCGCTGGTCACCG harbors:
- a CDS encoding LysM peptidoglycan-binding domain-containing protein yields the protein MRDLTKEHQAASGRRLHAFIPKFACALLSAAGFTAAATLPALAADLTVTPAQQAEAQRTAQQGIPVSELSPNAPSQYTVRMGDTLWGISGRFLRQPWRWPELWGMNRQQIRNPHLIYPGQILYLIQRDGRAWLSTTPGGSGTVRLSPQMRGGAADGAAIQSIAAADIEPFLIRPLVVDQDTLATSARIVAVSESRVILGRDDTGYARGIPADAPQGSDWQAYRPVTPVRDPVTNAVLGYEAEYEGNVRLARGAQGPDAVSTMQVTQARQEMGVGTLLMPQPAREALRYVPHAPDTQFDGRVAKVYGGVEFGGARQVVVLNLGSQAGVEPGHVLALSRAGETVADKTDSNRAIRLPDERYGLAFVFRVFPGVSYALVTDASNVIAVGDRATSPR